A part of Girardinichthys multiradiatus isolate DD_20200921_A chromosome 12, DD_fGirMul_XY1, whole genome shotgun sequence genomic DNA contains:
- the cdo1 gene encoding cysteine dioxygenase type 1 isoform X3 — translation MILCWGEGHGSSIHDHTNSHCFMKLLQGQLKETLFDWPDRKSHGDMVQKSQRVLQESKVAYINDSIGLHRVENVSHTECAVSLHLYSPPFETCQTFDQRTGHKNTVKMTFWSKYGEKTPFTTVSQENN, via the exons ATGATTCTCTGCTGGGGTGAAGGACATGGGAG TAGCATCCACGACCACACAAACTCCCATTGTTTCATGAAGTTGCTGCAGGGACAGCTGAAAGAGACTCTGTTCGACTGGCCGGATCGCAAATCACATGGAGACATGGTGCAGAAATCTCAGAGGGTCCTCCAGGAAAGCAAGGTCGCTTACATCAACG actCCATTGGTCTGCACCGTGTGGAAAACGTCAGTCACACAGAGTGCGCAGTGAGTTTGCACCTGTACAGCCCCCCGTTTGAAACCTGCCAGACCTTTGACCAGCGGACGGGCCACAAAAACACCGTCAAGATGACTTTCTGGAGCAAATATGGGGAAAAGACTCCATTT
- the cdo1 gene encoding cysteine dioxygenase type 1 isoform X2 codes for MRLEGYTRNLVDEGNEKFNLMILCWGEGHGSSIHDHTNSHCFMKLLQGQLKETLFDWPDRKSHGDMVQKSQRVLQESKVAYINDSIGLHRVENVSHTECAVSLHLYSPPFETCQTFDQRTGHKNTVKMTFWSKYGEKTPFTTVSQENN; via the exons ATGCGCTTGGAAGG GTACACAAGGAACTTGGTTGATGAAGGTAATGAGAAGTTCAATCTCATGATTCTCTGCTGGGGTGAAGGACATGGGAG TAGCATCCACGACCACACAAACTCCCATTGTTTCATGAAGTTGCTGCAGGGACAGCTGAAAGAGACTCTGTTCGACTGGCCGGATCGCAAATCACATGGAGACATGGTGCAGAAATCTCAGAGGGTCCTCCAGGAAAGCAAGGTCGCTTACATCAACG actCCATTGGTCTGCACCGTGTGGAAAACGTCAGTCACACAGAGTGCGCAGTGAGTTTGCACCTGTACAGCCCCCCGTTTGAAACCTGCCAGACCTTTGACCAGCGGACGGGCCACAAAAACACCGTCAAGATGACTTTCTGGAGCAAATATGGGGAAAAGACTCCATTT